Proteins encoded together in one Lathyrus oleraceus cultivar Zhongwan6 chromosome 5, CAAS_Psat_ZW6_1.0, whole genome shotgun sequence window:
- the LOC127081336 gene encoding uncharacterized protein LOC127081336, with the protein MDPIKYILEKLALTGRVARWQMALTEYDIQHVTQKAIKGSVLSNYLAHQPFEDYQSMCFDFPDEDIMLIRDCNIPDPEEGPKPRSRWTLEFDGAFNLHGNGIEAVITSPTGFHLPFTERLYFEYTNNMAEYKAFYGDSALVIIQDKWDWEARDHKLIPYKERVLKLILYLDEITFHHIPRKENQLVDAKENISPMFKVEWKNEAPSFHLDYFDETAYCLAAEDGVDGHPWYNDITRFLGSQEYPENASITDKMYLCKLSTKFFLSGWVLCKRNYDSILLRCVNK; encoded by the exons atggatccaatcaagtacatcttaGAGAAGCTTGCTCTAACCGGTAGAGTAGCCCGTTGGCAAATGGCTTTAACTGAGTACGACatccaacatgtcactcaaaaagctatcaaagggAGTGTACTGTCAAATTATCTTGCACATCAACCTTTTGAGGACTACCAATCTATGTGCTTTGatttccctgatgaggatatcatGTTGATAAGGGATTGCAACATCCCCGACCCCGAGGAAGGACCAAAACCTAGATCTCGGTGGACACTTGAGTTTGATGGAGCTTTTAACCTTCATGGCAATGGCATTGAGGCAGTCATCACCTCCCCGACTGGTTTTCACTTACCCTTCACTGAAAGGTTGTACTTTGAATATACcaataatatggcggagtacaAGGCTT tttatggagattcagccttggtcATCATCCAAGATAAATGGGATTGGGAAGCCCGAGATCACAAGTTGATCCCTTACAAGGAGCGTGTCCTAAAGCTGATCTTGTACTTAGACGAGATTACATTCCATCACATCCCTAGAAAGGAAAACCAGTTGGTCGACGCCAAAGAAAATATTTCACCCATGTTTAAGGTAGAATGGAAAAATGAAGCACCATCTTTCCACCTTGACTACTTCGACGAGACTGCTTATTGTTTGGCAGCCGAAGACGGAGTTGATGGCCATCCTTGGTACAATGACATCACGAGGTTTTTGGGAAGCCAAGAATATCCTGAGAACGCATCTATCACCGACAAGATGTACCTTTGTAAGTTGTCTACCAAGTTCTTTTTAAGTGGATGGGTACTGTGCAAAAGGAATTATGATTCGATCTTGCTTAGATGtgtaaataaataa